Proteins encoded within one genomic window of Argiope bruennichi chromosome 7, qqArgBrue1.1, whole genome shotgun sequence:
- the LOC129975435 gene encoding uncharacterized protein LOC129975435 — protein sequence MELISLTEEVVIVDIYSHSKNVYLITCQIYLINSAGKETSCGKIDARTHMDSKPSFRFPLNIRKKNLLDDKLEYLPNDSLTLRCECTVSTGIEFQRIEETFYDLHLIPFFKRTLHDSTVAPTPAKLKGVVDDLRSLYKDQIAGDVQLKAASKTFSAHKSVLCARSPVFRSMLTTNMKEKIMERIQIDDLDDDTIDQFLLFLYTDDLEDLQWESAMKLYYAADKYQVQLLKYLCSSFLVARLDISNVTDLLCLADRHQDSSLKTDVENFISTNSKKLFCTDEWERFMETNPKLAMKTMHFYLKSSSG from the coding sequence ATGGAGCTAATAAGTTTAACTGAAGAAGTTGTAATTGTGGACATCTACTCTCATTCAAAGAATGTCTATTTAATAACTTgccaaatatatttaatcaattcagcAGGAAAAGAAACAAGTTGTGGCAAAATAGATGCAAGAACTCATATGGATAGTAAGCCTTCTTTCAGATTTCCACTAAATATCAGGAAGAAGAATTTGTTAGATGACAAACTTGAATATTTGCCCAATGATAGTTTGACGCTAAGATGCGAGTGTACGGTATCAACTGGGATAGAATTCCAAAGAATCGAAGAAACTTTTTACGATCttcatttaattccatttttcaaaagaaCATTGCACGATTCAACTGTTGCACCAACTCCAGCAAAACTGAAAGGTGTCGTTGATGACTTGAGGTCTCTATACAAGGATCAGATTGCCGGTGACGTTCAACTCAAGGCTGCAAGCAAGACGTTCTCTGCTCACAAAAGTGTGTTATGTGCTAGATCACCTGTCTTCAGAAGCATGCTGACAActaacatgaaagaaaaaataatggaacGTATCCAAATTGATGATTTGGATGATGATACGATTGATCAGTTCTTGCTTTTCCTTTATACTGATGATTTGGAAGATCTTCAATGGGAAAGTGCCATGAAGCTGTACTATGCTGCTGATAAATATCAGGTCCAATTGCTCAAATACTTGTGTTCTTCTTTCTTGGTAGCCAGGCTCGACATTTCCAATGTCACTGACCTTCTGTGTCTAGCAGACAGACATCAGGATTCAAGTCTAAAGACAGAcgtcgaaaattttatttctacgaATAGCAAGAAACTATTTTGCACCGATGAATGGGAAAGATTCATGGAGACAAATCCTAAATTAGCTATGAAGACGATGCACTTTTACTTGAAAAGTAGcagtggataa